In Vespula vulgaris chromosome 7, iyVesVulg1.1, whole genome shotgun sequence, a single window of DNA contains:
- the LOC127064945 gene encoding uncharacterized protein LOC127064945 isoform X2 has protein sequence MSNKDIMFATKQNLKTTLLHGPAELSKTFLYEAAIYWAEEGRRVFYITPIPLQQIPSSCHESNPSTYFTYKLITFVYLSDYKSLVTQLAELHTFVSLPTIVLLDDIDHYIEDDAIKKPDYCEEKTKMRIARACSVIFDAINSCSRISNTIVHACIWSSSILRKTDMDTTIYFRNIWNVSEDEENKIISLKKIDRETHLPEGYPCFEYYKFQDGSRILKNVYREFLA, from the exons atgtcaaataaagatattatgtTTGCGACAAAACAAAATCTCAAAACAACGCTATTACATGGACCAGCAGAATTAAGCAAGACATTCTTGTACGAG GCAGCCATTTATTGGGCAGAAGAAGGTCGTCGTGTTTTTTATATCACACCAATACCTTTACAACAAATTCCTTCCTCTTGTCACGAAAGTAACCCTTCGACATACTTCACTTATAAACTGATTACGTTTGT GTATCTATCGGATTATAAATCTTTGGTAACACAGCTAGCAGAATTACACACGTTCGTTTCATTACCTACTATAGTTTTGTTAGACGACATAGATCATTACATTGAAGATGACGCAATAAAAAAACCAGACTATtgtgaagaaaaaacaaagatgcGTATAGCCAGAGCATGTAGCGTGATCTTCGATGCGATAAATTCGTGCTCACGAATTTCTAATACTATT GTACACGCGTGCATATGGTCTTCGTCGATTTTAAGAAAAACCGATATGGATACtactatatattttcgtaACATCTGGAACGTATCGgaagacgaagagaataaaataatttccttaAAAAAGATTGACCGTGAAACGCATCTGCCCGAAGGTTATCCATGCttcgaatattataaatttcaagatggatcgcgaattttaaaaaatgtttaccgAGAATTCCTTGCTTAA
- the LOC127064945 gene encoding uncharacterized protein LOC127064945 isoform X1, with translation MIERRNTLREIAFLSETQSSRKVMMSNKDIMFATKQNLKTTLLHGPAELSKTFLYEAAIYWAEEGRRVFYITPIPLQQIPSSCHESNPSTYFTYKLITFVYLSDYKSLVTQLAELHTFVSLPTIVLLDDIDHYIEDDAIKKPDYCEEKTKMRIARACSVIFDAINSCSRISNTIVHACIWSSSILRKTDMDTTIYFRNIWNVSEDEENKIISLKKIDRETHLPEGYPCFEYYKFQDGSRILKNVYREFLA, from the exons ATGATCGAACGTCGTAATACGTTACGCGAGATCGCCTTCTTGAGTGAAACACAATCGAGCAGAAAAGTCATG atgtcaaataaagatattatgtTTGCGACAAAACAAAATCTCAAAACAACGCTATTACATGGACCAGCAGAATTAAGCAAGACATTCTTGTACGAG GCAGCCATTTATTGGGCAGAAGAAGGTCGTCGTGTTTTTTATATCACACCAATACCTTTACAACAAATTCCTTCCTCTTGTCACGAAAGTAACCCTTCGACATACTTCACTTATAAACTGATTACGTTTGT GTATCTATCGGATTATAAATCTTTGGTAACACAGCTAGCAGAATTACACACGTTCGTTTCATTACCTACTATAGTTTTGTTAGACGACATAGATCATTACATTGAAGATGACGCAATAAAAAAACCAGACTATtgtgaagaaaaaacaaagatgcGTATAGCCAGAGCATGTAGCGTGATCTTCGATGCGATAAATTCGTGCTCACGAATTTCTAATACTATT GTACACGCGTGCATATGGTCTTCGTCGATTTTAAGAAAAACCGATATGGATACtactatatattttcgtaACATCTGGAACGTATCGgaagacgaagagaataaaataatttccttaAAAAAGATTGACCGTGAAACGCATCTGCCCGAAGGTTATCCATGCttcgaatattataaatttcaagatggatcgcgaattttaaaaaatgtttaccgAGAATTCCTTGCTTAA
- the LOC127064942 gene encoding uncharacterized protein LOC127064942 isoform X2 codes for MLQKLNQESRHITDDWQTRETDSEISDNDFITKGAFLLTPSHDFNIEKAAAICEKMNFRGAFSLTKTATGILFKFSNTDDYHAVYKKGFHKITGARFYKKIAIPCRPAKTFTVYVLDVPEELPEDDIRHALFKYRSIVEVTRVPLATGTVLKAINDRLKNEAQTVNEPATIYTGPPVIRVTLASLEETTILLSQGLDFYGATYFPTDTPFTSSQSLVKYKSNRLINYICVSAKISYLIFSKYLFILDGMNFHQSILAKELEIYYQSLIILALIRFHHLRVV; via the exons ATGTTGCAAAA ACTTAATCAAGAAAGTCGGCATATTACCGACGATTGGCAAACTCGCGAAACCGATTCGGAAATAAGCGACAATGATTTCATCACGAAGGGTGCATTCCTTTTAACACCTAGCCATGACTTCAATATAGAAAAAGCAGCGGCCATTTGTGAAAAAATGAACTTCCg TGGAgcattttctttaacaaaaaCAGCTACTggaatactttttaaatttagCAACACTGATGATTATCATGCAGTGTACAAGAAAGGTTTTCACAAAATAACTGGTGCACGTTTTTACAAGAAG ATTGCTATACCATGTAGACCAGCAAAGACGTTTACCGTATACGTTTTAGATGTGCCAGAGGAATTACCAGAAGATGATATCAGACAtgctttatttaaatatcgttcCATAGTGGAAGTAACAAGGGTACCTTTAGCCACTGGAACTGTTT TAAAAGCCATCAATGACAGATTAAAAAATGAAGCGCAAACTGTAAATGAGCCAGCAACAATATACACAGGACCACCTGTTATACGAGTTACCCTTGCCAGTTTGGAAGAAACTACTATATTGCTTAGTCAAGGATTAGATTTTTACGGAGCAACTTATTTTCCTACTGACACTCCATTTACTTCATCACAAtctcttgtaaaatataaaagcaacaGGTTAATAAACTATATCTGTGTAAGTGCGAAgatatcatatttaatattttctaaatatctatttattttagatGGAATGAACTTTCATCAGTCTATCCTGGCCAAAGAGTTAGAGATTTACTACCAGTCTTTGATAATACTGGCTTTGATAAGATTCCACCACCTACGAGTCGTATGA
- the LOC127064942 gene encoding uncharacterized protein LOC127064942 isoform X3 gives MSTSKSSSLLRLNQESRHITDDWQTRETDSEISDNDFITKGAFLLTPSHDFNIEKAAAICEKMNFRGAFSLTKTATGILFKFSNTDDYHAVYKKGFHKITGARFYKKIAIPCRPAKTFTVYVLDVPEELPEDDIRHALFKYRSIVEVTRVPLATGTVLKAINDRLKNEAQTVNEPATIYTGPPVIRVTLASLEETTILLSQGLDFYGATYFPTDTPFTSSQSLVKYKSNRWNELSSVYPGQRVRDLLPVFDNTGFDKIPPPTSRMIKPPKN, from the exons ATGTCAACATCCAAAAGTAGTTCTCTTTTAAGACTTAATCAAGAAAGTCGGCATATTACCGACGATTGGCAAACTCGCGAAACCGATTCGGAAATAAGCGACAATGATTTCATCACGAAGGGTGCATTCCTTTTAACACCTAGCCATGACTTCAATATAGAAAAAGCAGCGGCCATTTGTGAAAAAATGAACTTCCg TGGAgcattttctttaacaaaaaCAGCTACTggaatactttttaaatttagCAACACTGATGATTATCATGCAGTGTACAAGAAAGGTTTTCACAAAATAACTGGTGCACGTTTTTACAAGAAG ATTGCTATACCATGTAGACCAGCAAAGACGTTTACCGTATACGTTTTAGATGTGCCAGAGGAATTACCAGAAGATGATATCAGACAtgctttatttaaatatcgttcCATAGTGGAAGTAACAAGGGTACCTTTAGCCACTGGAACTGTTT TAAAAGCCATCAATGACAGATTAAAAAATGAAGCGCAAACTGTAAATGAGCCAGCAACAATATACACAGGACCACCTGTTATACGAGTTACCCTTGCCAGTTTGGAAGAAACTACTATATTGCTTAGTCAAGGATTAGATTTTTACGGAGCAACTTATTTTCCTACTGACACTCCATTTACTTCATCACAAtctcttgtaaaatataaaagcaacaG atGGAATGAACTTTCATCAGTCTATCCTGGCCAAAGAGTTAGAGATTTACTACCAGTCTTTGATAATACTGGCTTTGATAAGATTCCACCACCTACGAGTCGTATGATAAAACCAccaaaaaattga
- the LOC127064942 gene encoding uncharacterized protein LOC127064942 isoform X1 encodes MSTSKSSSLLRLNQESRHITDDWQTRETDSEISDNDFITKGAFLLTPSHDFNIEKAAAICEKMNFRGAFSLTKTATGILFKFSNTDDYHAVYKKGFHKITGARFYKKIAIPCRPAKTFTVYVLDVPEELPEDDIRHALFKYRSIVEVTRVPLATGTVLKAINDRLKNEAQTVNEPATIYTGPPVIRVTLASLEETTILLSQGLDFYGATYFPTDTPFTSSQSLVKYKSNRLINYICVSAKISYLIFSKYLFILDGMNFHQSILAKELEIYYQSLIILALIRFHHLRVV; translated from the exons ATGTCAACATCCAAAAGTAGTTCTCTTTTAAGACTTAATCAAGAAAGTCGGCATATTACCGACGATTGGCAAACTCGCGAAACCGATTCGGAAATAAGCGACAATGATTTCATCACGAAGGGTGCATTCCTTTTAACACCTAGCCATGACTTCAATATAGAAAAAGCAGCGGCCATTTGTGAAAAAATGAACTTCCg TGGAgcattttctttaacaaaaaCAGCTACTggaatactttttaaatttagCAACACTGATGATTATCATGCAGTGTACAAGAAAGGTTTTCACAAAATAACTGGTGCACGTTTTTACAAGAAG ATTGCTATACCATGTAGACCAGCAAAGACGTTTACCGTATACGTTTTAGATGTGCCAGAGGAATTACCAGAAGATGATATCAGACAtgctttatttaaatatcgttcCATAGTGGAAGTAACAAGGGTACCTTTAGCCACTGGAACTGTTT TAAAAGCCATCAATGACAGATTAAAAAATGAAGCGCAAACTGTAAATGAGCCAGCAACAATATACACAGGACCACCTGTTATACGAGTTACCCTTGCCAGTTTGGAAGAAACTACTATATTGCTTAGTCAAGGATTAGATTTTTACGGAGCAACTTATTTTCCTACTGACACTCCATTTACTTCATCACAAtctcttgtaaaatataaaagcaacaGGTTAATAAACTATATCTGTGTAAGTGCGAAgatatcatatttaatattttctaaatatctatttattttagatGGAATGAACTTTCATCAGTCTATCCTGGCCAAAGAGTTAGAGATTTACTACCAGTCTTTGATAATACTGGCTTTGATAAGATTCCACCACCTACGAGTCGTATGA
- the LOC127064942 gene encoding uncharacterized protein LOC127064942 isoform X4 produces MSTSKSSSLLRLNQESRHITDDWQTRETDSEISDNDFITKGAFLLTPSHDFNIEKAAAICEKMNFRNTDDYHAVYKKGFHKITGARFYKKIAIPCRPAKTFTVYVLDVPEELPEDDIRHALFKYRSIVEVTRVPLATGTVLKAINDRLKNEAQTVNEPATIYTGPPVIRVTLASLEETTILLSQGLDFYGATYFPTDTPFTSSQSLVKYKSNRLINYICVSAKISYLIFSKYLFILDGMNFHQSILAKELEIYYQSLIILALIRFHHLRVV; encoded by the exons ATGTCAACATCCAAAAGTAGTTCTCTTTTAAGACTTAATCAAGAAAGTCGGCATATTACCGACGATTGGCAAACTCGCGAAACCGATTCGGAAATAAGCGACAATGATTTCATCACGAAGGGTGCATTCCTTTTAACACCTAGCCATGACTTCAATATAGAAAAAGCAGCGGCCATTTGTGAAAAAATGAACTTCCg CAACACTGATGATTATCATGCAGTGTACAAGAAAGGTTTTCACAAAATAACTGGTGCACGTTTTTACAAGAAG ATTGCTATACCATGTAGACCAGCAAAGACGTTTACCGTATACGTTTTAGATGTGCCAGAGGAATTACCAGAAGATGATATCAGACAtgctttatttaaatatcgttcCATAGTGGAAGTAACAAGGGTACCTTTAGCCACTGGAACTGTTT TAAAAGCCATCAATGACAGATTAAAAAATGAAGCGCAAACTGTAAATGAGCCAGCAACAATATACACAGGACCACCTGTTATACGAGTTACCCTTGCCAGTTTGGAAGAAACTACTATATTGCTTAGTCAAGGATTAGATTTTTACGGAGCAACTTATTTTCCTACTGACACTCCATTTACTTCATCACAAtctcttgtaaaatataaaagcaacaGGTTAATAAACTATATCTGTGTAAGTGCGAAgatatcatatttaatattttctaaatatctatttattttagatGGAATGAACTTTCATCAGTCTATCCTGGCCAAAGAGTTAGAGATTTACTACCAGTCTTTGATAATACTGGCTTTGATAAGATTCCACCACCTACGAGTCGTATGA
- the LOC127064928 gene encoding protein kintoun codes for MDAYESRKRDWEDLDVTKEELKNITECLKKEEFRKLLIEYAEEVTDPENRKIYEKEIAQLEKERGVDVTFVNPQPGYVIKTSVNGEKKCFLNISKSDIVARPTSHPSYEDGHRGLQWSIPYTLIPPRDDLDKKNVRCLVFDVVFHPDTIYLASKNTRFRDIVNNTAMDGVESNFKVKLDRKNLKFPKMNFKGISHPSVIRKQSKESPKESLDMDPEIYQKLMSSYDESREQHFKYKEEKPKRAAPETIYYKNNDSKLETETQEYVAPKFMIKHQTDIDMEDFVDSRDAKMYATIPKKLVIVIDLPLLGKATDAMLDIQERSLYLKSEKPAKYFLQLPLPYSVDGDHGNAKFDPKYKKLTVVLPVIRKSVMLEETQKEDSDVDSDSNSFVPVVSNELSENLFTMEPTMSDSLSNLVLEEKTIPMDSTTISTNASETPDDNVLRTTTNSLETTVPFMNADIKYTLPSFACNMYDNQIAFTVNVKNVDPDSIQHRILENNIGIHILLASVGAGFFPQHYSLCFKLEECSIEQDSLVIEPWDNNLVFSIKLNNSDNVSHYFVGVNEEFMERKELSGTLSFKNRLKELMDTEEKDTEVPVDVDVQKEDRSVIINIRSNQLDSDDEHEEDEQHNVSQNRKGIIKSRSISESSGDELPSSSGSMSKGILKSHRTHDFSRSVSESSADENGVAISSADFSCSSIHDPQSESECCSLKKTVRFNNVVSRQLFRSNSSILGQRKKNQRKLRNKKRAHERKLSESENSETEERDKYKITPKATPETEISENVKSILSREKHSGKQKSAYIKIKKLKKSKKILSGKRKSSIEEESTEDTNETAVKNSDQAEFKNDLIFDLDI; via the exons ATGGACGCGTACGAGTCACGTAAAAGAGATTGGGAAGATTTGGACGTTACTAAGgaagagttaaaaaatataacggaGTGCTTGAAAAAGGAGGAATTTCGTAAATTACTTATCGAATACGCGGAAGAAGTGACCGATCCAGAAAATCGTaagatttatgaaaaagaaatcgctCAATTGGAAAAGGAACGGGGCGTCGACGTCACGTTCGTTAACCCCCAGCCTGGTTACGTCATAAAAACTAGTGTCAACGGAGagaagaaatgttttttaaatattagtaaaaGTGACATTGTCGCACGACCTACGAGTCATCCTTCCTACGAGGATGGTCACCGTGGTTTACAATGGTCAATTCCTTATACCCTGATACCTCCTCGCGATGACCTTGATAAAAAGAACGTTCGTTGCTTGGTTTTCGATGTTGTGTTTCATCCTGACACGATTTACCTCGCATCGAAGAATACTAGATTCCGTGACATCGTTAATAACACTGCGATGGATGGTGTAGAGAGTAATTTTAAG GTAAAGCTCGATAGGAAGAATCTTAAATTTCCTAAAATGAACTTCAAGGGCATCTCTCATCCAAGCGTGATTAGGAAACAGTCGAAAGAATCGCCCAAAGAGTCGTTAGATATGGACCCGGAAATTTATCAGAAACTAATGTCCAGTTACGATGAGAGTCGTGAGCAACATTTTAAATACAAAGAGGAGAAGCCAAAACGCGCAGCACCTGaaactatttattataagaaCAATGATTCTAAATTAGAAACAGAAACCCAGGAATATGTCGCTCCAAAATTCATGATAAAACATCAAACGGATATTGACATGGAAGATTTTGTTGACAGTAGAGACGCAAAGATGTATGCAACTATTCCTAAAAAATTAGTTATCGTTATAGATTTGCCTTTATTAGGAAAGGCAACTGATGCTATGCTAGATATCCAAGAACGCTCTCTTTACTTGAAGAGCGAAAAACCAGCCAAGTATTTCTTACAATTACCTCTGCCATATAGCGTTGATGGAGATCATGGTAATGCCAAGTTTGAtcctaaatataaaaaattaacagtAGTATTACCAGTCATTCGTAAATCAGTGATGTTAGAAGAAACACAGAAAGAAGATAGTGATGTGGATAGTGATAGCAATAGCTTTGTACCTGTTGTATCCAACGAATTaagtgaaaatttatttaccatGGAGCCAACTATGAGTGATTCCCTTTCAAATTTAGTGCtagaagaaaaaactattCCAATGGATTCAACAACTATATCAACAAATGCCAGTGAAACTCCAGATGACAATGTGTTGCGGACTACTACTAATTCACTAGAAACTACAGTGCCCTTTATGAATgctgatataaaatatacactGCCATCATTTGCCTGTAATATGTATGACAATCAAATAGCTTTTACAGTCAATGTTAAGAATGTTGACCCAGATTCCATACAACATAGAATCTTAGAAAATAACATAGGAATACATATTTTACTTGCTTCAGTGGGTGCAGGATTTTTTCCACAGCACTATTCTTTATGTTTTAAGTTAGAAGAATGTTCTATAGAACAAGATTCGCTTGTCATTGAACCATGGGATAATAATCTTGTATTTAGTATTAAGTTAAATAATTCTGATAATGTATCTCATTATTTTGTTGGTGTTAATGAAGAGTTcatggaaaggaaagaattgtCAGGCACCTTGTCATTCAAAAATAGATTAAAGGAGCTAATG GATACAGAGGAGAAAGATACTGAGGTTCCAGTAGACGTCGATGttcaaaaagaagatagatctGTCATCATAAATATTCGCTCGAATCAGTTGGATTCTGATGACGAGCATGAAGAAGATGAACAGCATAATGTGAGTCAAAATAGGAAAGGTATAATAAAGTCAAGATCGATTTCGGAAAGTAGCGGAGACGAATTACcaagtagtagtggtagtatgTCGAAAGGGATATTGAAATCGCATCGTACTCATGATTTTTCACGTTCTGTATCTGAATCGAGTGCAGACGAAAATGGTGTAGCTATTTCTTCTGCAGATTTTTCATGCAGTTCAATTCACGACCCTCAATCGGAGTCAGAGTGCTGTAGTCTGAAAAAGACTGTACGATTTAACAACGTTGTATCTCGACAATTATTCAG ATCTAACTCTAGCATTCTTGGTCAACGAAAGAAGAATCAACGTAAATTGCGAAACAAGAAACGCGCTCACGAACGTAAATTAAGCGAAAGCGAAAATTCTGAAACGGAAGAACGTGATAAGTATAAGATTACTCCGAAAGCAACACCAGAAACAGAAATTTCTGAAAATGTGAAATCCATTTTGAGTCGTGAAAAACATTCGGGTAAACAGAAATCGgcttatattaaaattaagaaattgaaaaaatctaaaaaaatactttcggGAAAACGTAAAAGTAGCATCGAAGAGGAAAGCACAGAAGACACGAACGAAACAGCGGTTAAAAATTCAGATCAAGCTGAATTCAAAAATGACTTAATATTCGATCTTGATATATAA
- the LOC127064940 gene encoding uronyl 2-sulfotransferase-like isoform X2: MTYRYVTPSLAELGGRGNLPEMNKHVLMLTRVPGAGAELLVLILQRLQGYNAFKHIRLPPGDSGLLTTLQQELLVEEITSIIRQEAIPLSFDGDIRFLNFSEFGRQAPTFLALARDPLDPRTLHRYRKDGAAAVLYRGTISHFCGQDPRCSKRNNKWALQRAKANVVRWYPVVGLLDYMEETLHVLQKEFPYFFTGSLRIYNKLRPKENYLSKRSISIKTRAKKVLEEVMADEVEFYKWLKFRLFNKTSDNG, encoded by the exons ATG ACATATCGATACGTCACGCCCTCCCTTGCTGAATTGGGCGGTCGTGGAAATTTGCCCGAGATGAATAAGCACGTACTCATGCTAACACGTGTACCTGGTGCTGGTGCAGAACTATTGGTGCTGATCCTGCAACGTTTACAAGGTTACAATGCCTTTAAACATATTCGTTTGCCGCCTGGAGATTCTGGACTTTTGACGACGTTGCAGCAG GAACTACTCGTGGAAGAGATTACAAGTATTATAAGACAAGAGGCTATTCCATTGAGTTTCGATGGCGATATAAGGTTCTTAAATTTTTCTGAATTTGGTCGTCAGGCACCAACTTTCTTAGCCTTAGCAAGGGATCCTTTGGATCCACGTACTTTGCATAG ATATCGGAAAGATGGAGCGGCGGCCGTTCTTTATCGCGGAACGATCTCTCATTTTTGCGGACAGGATCCTCGTTGCTC gaaaagaaataacaaatggGCGTTACAACGAGCCAAGGCAAATGTTGTTCGATGGTATCCAGTGGTCGGTCTTCTCGATTACATGGAAGAAACTTTACACGTTCTCCAAAAGGAATTTCCGTACTTTTTCACCGGTTCCCTTCGCATATATAATAAGTTGC gaccgaaagaaaattatttatcgaaacgTTCGATAAGTATCAAAACTCGAGCGAAAAAAGTATTGGAAGAAGTGATGGCAGATGAAGTAGAATTTTATAAGTGGttgaaatttcgattatttaataaaacatccGATAATGGGTGA
- the LOC127064940 gene encoding uronyl 2-sulfotransferase-like isoform X1: protein MRVYRGFLPGLFVGVTLVFVLLNSRSSTVTLNSSADVTIESRDFDREDARFVENYGFNINKTYRYVTPSLAELGGRGNLPEMNKHVLMLTRVPGAGAELLVLILQRLQGYNAFKHIRLPPGDSGLLTTLQQELLVEEITSIIRQEAIPLSFDGDIRFLNFSEFGRQAPTFLALARDPLDPRTLHRYRKDGAAAVLYRGTISHFCGQDPRCSKRNNKWALQRAKANVVRWYPVVGLLDYMEETLHVLQKEFPYFFTGSLRIYNKLRPKENYLSKRSISIKTRAKKVLEEVMADEVEFYKWLKFRLFNKTSDNG, encoded by the exons ATGCGTGTCTATCGTGGTTTTCTTCCTGGTCTTTTCGTTGGTGTTACTCTCGTGTTCGTCCTTCTAAATTCAAGGTCAAGTACGGTCACGCTCAATTCTTCCGCCGATGTCACGATCGAATCTCGCGATTTCGACAGAGAGGATGCACGTTTCGTCGAAAATTATGGATTCAATATTAACAAG ACATATCGATACGTCACGCCCTCCCTTGCTGAATTGGGCGGTCGTGGAAATTTGCCCGAGATGAATAAGCACGTACTCATGCTAACACGTGTACCTGGTGCTGGTGCAGAACTATTGGTGCTGATCCTGCAACGTTTACAAGGTTACAATGCCTTTAAACATATTCGTTTGCCGCCTGGAGATTCTGGACTTTTGACGACGTTGCAGCAG GAACTACTCGTGGAAGAGATTACAAGTATTATAAGACAAGAGGCTATTCCATTGAGTTTCGATGGCGATATAAGGTTCTTAAATTTTTCTGAATTTGGTCGTCAGGCACCAACTTTCTTAGCCTTAGCAAGGGATCCTTTGGATCCACGTACTTTGCATAG ATATCGGAAAGATGGAGCGGCGGCCGTTCTTTATCGCGGAACGATCTCTCATTTTTGCGGACAGGATCCTCGTTGCTC gaaaagaaataacaaatggGCGTTACAACGAGCCAAGGCAAATGTTGTTCGATGGTATCCAGTGGTCGGTCTTCTCGATTACATGGAAGAAACTTTACACGTTCTCCAAAAGGAATTTCCGTACTTTTTCACCGGTTCCCTTCGCATATATAATAAGTTGC gaccgaaagaaaattatttatcgaaacgTTCGATAAGTATCAAAACTCGAGCGAAAAAAGTATTGGAAGAAGTGATGGCAGATGAAGTAGAATTTTATAAGTGGttgaaatttcgattatttaataaaacatccGATAATGGGTGA